Proteins from one Plasmodium relictum strain SGS1 genome assembly, chromosome: 10 genomic window:
- the RPS24 gene encoding 40S ribosomal protein S24, putative yields the protein MADQFTIRVKKFMQNPLLRRKQFALEILHPNSGTVSKKEVKEKLAKMYKLSDVNTIILFGFKTLFGGGRTKGFGLIYKNVDAVKKFEKKYRLVREGLITKETKTGRRAAKELKNRRKKVRGTEKTKVSGAKKK from the exons atggcAGATCAATTTACAATCCgtgtaaaaaaatttatgcaaAATCCTCTATTACGTAGAAAGCAGTTTGCTTTAGAAATTTTACATCCAAATAGTGGAACAGTTTCTAAAAAGGaagttaaagaaaaattagcaaaaatgtataaattaAGTGATGTAAATACAATTATATTATTCGGttttaaaacattatttGGTGGTGGAAGAACAAAAGGATTTGgcttaatttataaaaatgttgacgctgttaaaaaatttgaaaaaaaatacagaCTTGTTAGAGAAGGATTAATAACAAAAGAAACCAAAACAGGAAGAAGAGCAgcaaaagaattaaaaaatagaagaaaaaaa gtTCGTGGAACAGAAAAGACAAAAGTATCTGGagcaaaaaagaaataa
- a CDS encoding cytochrome c oxidase assembly protein (heme A: farnesyltransferase), putative has product MKKNWLFMYVTKTINIDSCHFIINKKKKFYDVYPFSTLKRNLLNKQTVIYNKDIYMKKNGNNVVSSVHIYKKYICSNQILEKDSLKYYHEEKKDFKKNLENSDLYKKKNEIMKGDNKNEEILVINNKKNRDTLNDNINFSCELLKKNIVSISKDTKKVNFNMPTYHLNNYLELSKSKLTIWVTLSSTFGYFMLGGSSLTEFSALVLGVFLCSSSANTFNQIHERNIDKIMKRTQKRPLANNKISLRHAEIFGFTSAITGSLILYFLNNPLTSYLGLFNIILYACVYTPLKLKTPYNTHVGSIVGSIPTLMGCTAVEQNIFLPEPWILFVTQFLWQFPHFYSLAYLYKEDYLKGKYKMFPLQDKNGIYTAKLCRPYIIGLSSLPFIFFFCGYTSYMYILTSLIPNLFICYKFQNFLKKPSKSNIRSFFKHSLWHIILLLALSAYHTQIPDKKNNNNGNIKDSNIDKNDNSLDHSITKFKKKLLKFCVVFS; this is encoded by the coding sequence atgaaaaaaaattggttATTTATGTATGTAACAAAAACTATTAATATAGATAGCTGtcatttcattattaataaaaaaaagaaattttatgatGTATATCCATTTTCTACACTTAAAAGGAACTTACTGAATAAACAAACagtaatatataataaagatatatatatgaaaaagaatGGCAATAATGTCGTAAGTTcagtacatatatataaaaaatatatttgttcAAATcaaattttagaaaaagatTCCCTGAAGTATTAtcatgaagaaaaaaaagattttaaaaagaatttagaaaattcagatttatataaaaaaaaaaatgaaattatgaAAGGTGACAACAAAAATGAAGAGATTTTAGTGattaataataagaaaaatagagATACActtaatgataatataaattttagctgtgaattattaaaaaaaaacatagtAAGCATAAGTAAAGATACTAAAAAAGTGAATTTTAATATGCCAACATATCATCTGAATAATTATCTCGAATTATCAAAATCTAAATTAACAATATGGGTAACTTTGAGCAGTACTTTTGGATATTTTATGTTAGGTGGTTCTTCATTAACAGAATTTTCAGCGTTAGTATTAGGTGTATTTCTGTGTAGTAGCAGTGCTAATACATTTAATCAGATTCATGAAAgaaatatagataaaataatgaaaagaaCACAAAAAAGGCCTTTagcaaataataaaatttctcTAAGGCACGCAGAAATATTTGGTTTCACATCAGCAATAACTGGTTCATTAATATTGTACTTTTTGAATAATCCTTTAACTTCTTACTTAggattatttaatattatattatatgcATGTGTATATACACCATTAAAGCTTAAAACTCCTTATAATACTCATGTTGGTTCAATAGTTGGCTCTATACCAACACTAATGGGATGTACAGCTGTagaacaaaatatatttttacctGAACCTTGGATATTATTTGTAACTCAGTTTTTATGGCAATTTCCGCATTTTTATTCTCTAGCTTACTTATATAAAGAAGACTATTTAAAaggtaaatataaaatgtttCCTCTTCAAGATAAAAATGGAATATATACAGCAAAATTATGTAGACCTTATATTATTGGATTATCATCACttccatttattttttttttttgtggtTATACATcctatatgtatattttaacATCATTAATACCTAACttatttatttgttataaatttcagaattttttaaaaaaacccTCAAAAAGTAACATTCGCTCCTTTTTTAAACATTCATTATggcatataattttattattagcaTTATCAGCTTATCATACACAAATTccagataaaaaaaataataacaatggGAATATTAAAGACAgtaatatagataaaaatgataactCTTTAGATCATAGCATTACAAAATTCAAAAAGAAACTATTGAAATTTTGTGTAGTTTTCTCTTAA